In Drosophila santomea strain STO CAGO 1482 chromosome 3L, Prin_Dsan_1.1, whole genome shotgun sequence, a single window of DNA contains:
- the LOC120448272 gene encoding fibrous sheath CABYR-binding protein isoform X3, producing MVLDIKMCRFDNVPWGFRLVGGADYDYPLTVVKVTEGSIADEAGLRVEDIIVRINDTAATPLTHDEAHRLIMNSGSVFYFGVYRENEEDAYECLKKFPTSEGSLTKSPMPTISPSPTPSLSQLTETTNARTPEPEPFVPPPREIAATTVAAPAVDVLAECRPAVSEVHSEENRGDVNVHDAPARAEEGALPVESLYLPDLPDRPCSALSERQEIKLVEEEIAAVLSGESEVLKEHNVLGVNFYRIFPKPGVCMSSDVLRSLNEEVTKTKLEKDKENRQWSTFLQRPNRPVPKSKQSLEAERRAANAYKVTIVKSAPREKSPMPEAKPPPKEATPPKEEEQKEVEPVAEEVVEPEPEPEKDDEPLPTDSEVPNLEQLPESELPDEQPEKSDAPKEVCEAEGVVQTEPGSSDGTEAAEDPAAGATPPAEPIAPLPVKSEEELALERQLADVQRQLAALSSLPSTIQSTLDAVTKQLAELLPTFKLQQQEKQLPQIDENPANGVQDEEGVTAINAAGETEDAGKDISISGSDNPPVGPCESNEDRCDANDREVAEISRSTDDNRLAKDKKKDLDPEQEQEQEPLSEEQSFKKQKHNVRFQT from the exons ATGGTGCTCGACATTAAGATGTGCCGATTTGATAATGTGCCCTGGGGCTTTCGCCTGGTGGGCGGGGCGGACTACGACTATCCGCTGACTGTGGTTAAG GTGACCGAGGGCAGCATTGCTGACGAGGCTGGACTCCGCGTGGAGGACATCATTGTGCGCATCAATGACacggctgccacgccccttacCCACGACGAGGCCCACCGCCTCATCATGAACAGCGGGAGCGTCTTCTACTTTGGCGTCTACCG GGAGAACGAGGAGGACGCCTACGAGTGCCTGAAGAAGTTTCCCACCAGCGAGGGTTCGTTGACCAAGTCACCAATGCCAACCATTTCACCATCGCCGACTCCATCGCTGTCCCAGCTGACGGAAACCACAAATGCCCGAACTCCGGAACCGGAGCCATTCGTCCCGCCACCCCGGGAAATCGCCGCTACGACTGTTGCGGCTCCTGCTGTGGATGTCCTGGCGGAATGTCGCCCAGCCGTGTCGGAAGTGCATTCGGAAGAGAATCGCGGGGATGTGAATGTGCATGATGCACCAGCCCGGGCAGAAGAAGGAGCCCTTCCCGTCGAGAGTCTCTACTTGCCGGATTTGCCCGATCGCCCGTGCTCGGCGCTGTCCGAAAGGCAGGAAATTAAGCTGGTGGAGGAGGAAATTGCAGCCGTGCTGTCCGGCGAGTCGGAGGTGCTCAAGGAGCACAATGTCCTCGG CGTCAATTTCTATAGGATCTTCCCCAAGCCGGGCGTCTGCATGTCCAGCGATGTCCTGCGCTCCCTCAACGAGGAGGTGACCAAGACCAAGCTGGAAAAGGACAAGGAGAACCGTCAGTGGTCCACCTTCCTGCAGCGACCCAATCGTCCCGTTCCCAAGAGCAAGCAATCCCTGGAGGCGGAACGTCGGGCGGCCAATGCCTACAAGGTGACGATTGTTAAGTCGGCGCCGCGGGAAAAGTCGCCAATG CCGGAAGCTAAGCCGCCACCAAAGGAAGCCACGCCACCCAAGGAAGAGGAGCAAAAGGAAGTGGAACCAGTGGCAGAGGAGGTGGTGGAGCCCGAACCGGAGCCCGAAAAGGATGACGAGCCACTGCCCACGGACAGTGAGGTGCCGAATCTGGAGCAGCTGCCCGAGAGCGAACTGCCGGACGAGCAGCCGGAGAAGTCCGATGCTCCCAAGGAGGTTTGCGAAGCGGAAGGGGTTGTCCAAACAGAGCCAGGCTCATCCGACGGCACCGAAGCTGCCGAGGATCCAGCAGCAGGAGCCACCCCACCGGCGGAACCCATTGCTCCGCTGCCAGTCAAAAGCGAGGAGGAATTGGCCCTGGAGCGCCAGTTGGCAGATGTGCAGCGACAACTGGCCGCCCTCTCGTCACTGCCCTCCACCATCCAGTCCACCCTAGATGCGGTGACCAAGCAGCTGGCCGAACTGCTGCCCACCTttaagctgcagcagcaggagaagcagTTGCCGCAAATCGATGAAAACCCAGCCAACGGGGTGCAGGATGAGGAAGGGGTGACCGCCATCAACGCCGCAGGCGAAACAGAGGATGCAG GCAAGGACATATCCATATCTGGCAGTGACAACCCACCGGTGGGGCCATGTGAGAGTAATGAGGATAGATGCGATGCCAATGACCGGGAAGTGGCGGAAATATCGCGCTCCACTGACGACAATCGCCTGGCCAAGGACAAGAAAAAGGATCTGGAtccggagcaggagcaggagcaggaaccTCTGTCCGAGGAGCAGAGCTTCAAGAAGCAGAAG
- the LOC120448272 gene encoding fibrous sheath CABYR-binding protein isoform X4, which translates to MVLDIKMCRFDNVPWGFRLVGGADYDYPLTVVKVTEGSIADEAGLRVEDIIVRINDTAATPLTHDEAHRLIMNSGSVFYFGVYRENEEDAYECLKKFPTSEGSLTKSPMPTISPSPTPSLSQLTETTNARTPEPEPFVPPPREIAATTVAAPAVDVLAECRPAVSEVHSEENRGDVNVHDAPARAEEGALPVESLYLPDLPDRPCSALSERQEIKLVEEEIAAVLSGESEVLKEHNVLGIFPKPGVCMSSDVLRSLNEEVTKTKLEKDKENRQWSTFLQRPNRPVPKSKQSLEAERRAANAYKVTIVKSAPREKSPMPEAKPPPKEATPPKEEEQKEVEPVAEEVVEPEPEPEKDDEPLPTDSEVPNLEQLPESELPDEQPEKSDAPKEVCEAEGVVQTEPGSSDGTEAAEDPAAGATPPAEPIAPLPVKSEEELALERQLADVQRQLAALSSLPSTIQSTLDAVTKQLAELLPTFKLQQQEKQLPQIDENPANGVQDEEGVTAINAAGETEDAGKDISISGSDNPPVGPCESNEDRCDANDREVAEISRSTDDNRLAKDKKKDLDPEQEQEQEPLSEEQSFKKQKHNVRFQT; encoded by the exons ATGGTGCTCGACATTAAGATGTGCCGATTTGATAATGTGCCCTGGGGCTTTCGCCTGGTGGGCGGGGCGGACTACGACTATCCGCTGACTGTGGTTAAG GTGACCGAGGGCAGCATTGCTGACGAGGCTGGACTCCGCGTGGAGGACATCATTGTGCGCATCAATGACacggctgccacgccccttacCCACGACGAGGCCCACCGCCTCATCATGAACAGCGGGAGCGTCTTCTACTTTGGCGTCTACCG GGAGAACGAGGAGGACGCCTACGAGTGCCTGAAGAAGTTTCCCACCAGCGAGGGTTCGTTGACCAAGTCACCAATGCCAACCATTTCACCATCGCCGACTCCATCGCTGTCCCAGCTGACGGAAACCACAAATGCCCGAACTCCGGAACCGGAGCCATTCGTCCCGCCACCCCGGGAAATCGCCGCTACGACTGTTGCGGCTCCTGCTGTGGATGTCCTGGCGGAATGTCGCCCAGCCGTGTCGGAAGTGCATTCGGAAGAGAATCGCGGGGATGTGAATGTGCATGATGCACCAGCCCGGGCAGAAGAAGGAGCCCTTCCCGTCGAGAGTCTCTACTTGCCGGATTTGCCCGATCGCCCGTGCTCGGCGCTGTCCGAAAGGCAGGAAATTAAGCTGGTGGAGGAGGAAATTGCAGCCGTGCTGTCCGGCGAGTCGGAGGTGCTCAAGGAGCACAATGTCCTCGG GATCTTCCCCAAGCCGGGCGTCTGCATGTCCAGCGATGTCCTGCGCTCCCTCAACGAGGAGGTGACCAAGACCAAGCTGGAAAAGGACAAGGAGAACCGTCAGTGGTCCACCTTCCTGCAGCGACCCAATCGTCCCGTTCCCAAGAGCAAGCAATCCCTGGAGGCGGAACGTCGGGCGGCCAATGCCTACAAGGTGACGATTGTTAAGTCGGCGCCGCGGGAAAAGTCGCCAATG CCGGAAGCTAAGCCGCCACCAAAGGAAGCCACGCCACCCAAGGAAGAGGAGCAAAAGGAAGTGGAACCAGTGGCAGAGGAGGTGGTGGAGCCCGAACCGGAGCCCGAAAAGGATGACGAGCCACTGCCCACGGACAGTGAGGTGCCGAATCTGGAGCAGCTGCCCGAGAGCGAACTGCCGGACGAGCAGCCGGAGAAGTCCGATGCTCCCAAGGAGGTTTGCGAAGCGGAAGGGGTTGTCCAAACAGAGCCAGGCTCATCCGACGGCACCGAAGCTGCCGAGGATCCAGCAGCAGGAGCCACCCCACCGGCGGAACCCATTGCTCCGCTGCCAGTCAAAAGCGAGGAGGAATTGGCCCTGGAGCGCCAGTTGGCAGATGTGCAGCGACAACTGGCCGCCCTCTCGTCACTGCCCTCCACCATCCAGTCCACCCTAGATGCGGTGACCAAGCAGCTGGCCGAACTGCTGCCCACCTttaagctgcagcagcaggagaagcagTTGCCGCAAATCGATGAAAACCCAGCCAACGGGGTGCAGGATGAGGAAGGGGTGACCGCCATCAACGCCGCAGGCGAAACAGAGGATGCAG GCAAGGACATATCCATATCTGGCAGTGACAACCCACCGGTGGGGCCATGTGAGAGTAATGAGGATAGATGCGATGCCAATGACCGGGAAGTGGCGGAAATATCGCGCTCCACTGACGACAATCGCCTGGCCAAGGACAAGAAAAAGGATCTGGAtccggagcaggagcaggagcaggaaccTCTGTCCGAGGAGCAGAGCTTCAAGAAGCAGAAG
- the LOC120448275 gene encoding probable insulin-like peptide 1, with protein MFGQNNGAVAHGLRLQPLLIAAMLTASVALATPGGSGHQLLPPGNHKLCGPALSDAMDVVCPHGFNTLPRKRESLLANNNDVQLEVEAEMEDDGMWQTLDGAGYSFSPLLTQLYGSEVLIKTRRHRRHLTGGVYDECCVKSCSYEELATYCLPK; from the coding sequence ATGTTTGGCCAGAACAACGGTGCAGTTGCTCATGGCCTTCGGCTCCAGCCGCTGCTAATCGCAGCCATGCTCACCGCCTCGGTGGCACTGGCCACGCCGGGTGGCAGTGGTCACCAGTTGCTGCCCCCCGGGAACCACAAGCTCTGCGGTCCCGCACTGTCCGATGCCATGGATGTGGTGTGTCCACATGGTTTTAATACGCTGCCAAGGAAACGTGAAAGCCTGCTGGCCAACAACAATGACGTGCAGTTGGAGGTGGAGGCGGAGATGGAGGATGATGGCATGTGGCAAACGCTGGACGGAGCTGGCTACTCCTTCAGTCCGCTGCTGACCCAACTGTACGGATCCGAGGTTCTGATCAAGACGCGTCGCCACAGGAGACACCTCACCGGTGGCGTCTACGACGAGTGCTGTGTCAAGTCCTGTAGCTACGAGGAGTTAGCCACCTACTGTCTACCGAAATAG
- the LOC120448274 gene encoding LOW QUALITY PROTEIN: acid sphingomyelinase-like phosphodiesterase 3b (The sequence of the model RefSeq protein was modified relative to this genomic sequence to represent the inferred CDS: deleted 1 base in 1 codon), which yields MLLAPISWLWFLMAYYGLPGAQARIGYFWHISDLHLDTLYSTQGDIYRSCWELARSVSGSNANSAASDPPGPFGHYNCDSPWSLIESAVKTMKAKQGDNVEFVLWTGDALSHSAQPLSEQKQHEILRNITELLGRSFSSQFIFPVLGHEDGSGSYRRLGELWRHWLPSEALVTFDQGGYYSIEQTKSRLRIVALNTNFMRLDPDPDPRASLSLRWPAEYFAEPKASVSSISAEDELLAEQQWLWLEEVLTKSREKQETVYIVGHMPPGVDERHLGTQHNQLTFTERNNQRYLDMVRRFAPVIQGQFFGHLHSDTFRLFYDAKGNPISWLMIAPSIVPRKAGIGSSNNPALRLYKFDTGSGQVLDYTQFWLDLPLANRANEPTWQPEYNLTHYYALPEISAGALHNFAERFTGTDLSWFTRYHRANAVRYHSGSACPGLCMLNHYCAITRLDYDEFRLCLEKEQLALQGHAPAALMPTSWSWLLGVLAVFYGLHEGRRWSGGCNNCHIQRI from the exons ATGCTGTTAGCTCCAATCAGCTGGCTCTGGTTCTTGATGGCCTACTACGGCCTGCCTGGCGCCCAGGCGCGGATTG GCTACTTCTGGCACATCAGTGACCTCCACCTGGACACGCTCTACTCCACGCAGGGCGACATCTACCGGAGCTGCTGGGAGTTGGCACGATCGGTTTCCGGCTCCAATGCCAATAGTGCGGCATCGGATCCACCGGGTCCCTTTGGACACTACAACTGCGACAGTCCGTGGAGTCTGATAGAATCGGCGGTGAAGACGATGAAGGCCAAGCAGGGCGACAATGTGGAGTTCGTCCTGTGGACAGGAGACGCCCTTTCCCATTCCGCACAGCCGCTCTCCGAGCAGAAACAGCACGAGATCCTGCGGAATATCACAGAGCTGCTGGGACGCAGCTTCTCCTCGCAGTTCATATTTCCCGTTTTGGGACACGAGGATGGCAGTGGCAGCTATCGCAGATTGGGCGAACTGTGGCGCCACTGGCTGCCCTCCGAGGCCCTGGTGACCTTCGATCAGGGCGGCTACTACTCCATCGAGCAGACCAAGAGTCGACTGCGCATTGTGGCATTAAATACGAATTTCATGCGACTTGATCCCGATCCGGATCCAAGGGCATCGCTAAGTTTGCGATGGCCGGCGGAGTATTTTGCCGAACCAAAGGCATCCGTGAGCTCAATTTCTGCAGAGGATGAGCTGCTGGCGGAGCAACAGTGGCTCTGGCTGGAGGAGGTGCTCACCAAGTCGAGAGAGAAACAGGAAACG GTATATATCGTGGGACACATGCCACCGGGTGTGGATGAACGTCACCTGGGCACGCAGCACAACCAGTTGACTTTCACGGAGCGCAACAACCAGCGCTACCTGGACATGGTGCGTCGCTTTGCGCCGGTCATCCAGGGTCAGTTCTTCGGCCACCTTCACTCGGACACCTTTCGTCTGTTCTACGATGCCAAAG GCAATCCCATTTCGTGGCTGATGATTGCCCCATCGATTGTGCCCCGCAAGGCGGGCATCGGCTCATCGAATAATCCCGCCCTGCGGCTCTACAAGTTCGACACGGGCAGCGGCCAGGTGCTGGACTACACGCAGTTCTGGCTGGACCTACCACTGGCCAACCGGGCCAACGAGCCCACCTGGCAGCCGGAGTACAACCTGACGCACTACTACGCCCTGCCGGAGATCTCCGCCGGAGCACTGCACAATTTCGCCGAACGTTTCACGGGCACCGACCTCTCCTGGTTCACCAG ATACCACCGAGCCAACGCCGTGCGATATCATTCGGGTTCGGCCTGCCCAGGACTCTGTATGCTCAATCATTACTGCGCCATCACGCGCCTGGACTACGATGAGTTCCGGCTCTGCCTGGAGAAGGAGCAGCTGGCGCTGCAAGGACACGCCCCCGCCGCCCTAATGCCCACATCCTGGAGCTGGCTGCTCGGCGTGCTCGCCGTTTTTTATGGCCTCCAC GAGGGACGGCGGTGGTCAGGGGGATGCAACAATTGCCACATCCAGCGAATTTAA
- the LOC120448277 gene encoding probable insulin-like peptide 2 yields MCKPVSFISMVAVILLASSTVKLAQGTLCSEKLNEVLSMVCEEFNPVIPHKRAMPGADSDLDALSPLQFVQEFEEEDNSISEPLRSALFPGNYLGGVLNSLAEIRRRTRQRQGIVERCCKKSCDMRALKEYCSIVRN; encoded by the exons ATGTGCAAGCCTGTGTCCTTCATCTCGATGGTGGCTGTGATTTTGCTGGCCAGCTCCACAGTGAAGTTGGCCCAAGGAACCCTCTGCAGTGAAAAGCTCAACGAGGTGCTCAGTATGGTGTGCGAGGAGTTCAATCCCGTGATTCCACACAAACGCGCCATGC CCGGTGCCGATAGCGATCTGGACGCACTCAGTCCGCTGCAGTTCGTTCAGGAGTTTGAGGAGGAGGACAACTCGATCTCGGAACCGCTGCGAAGTGCCCTCTTTCCTGGCAACTATCTTGGCGGTGTCCTCAATTCCCTGGCAGAGATCCGAAGGCGCACTCGCCAACGGCAAGGAATCGTGGAGCGCTGCTGCAAGAAGTCCTGTGATATGAGGGCCCTGAAGGAGTACTGCTCCATAGTCAGAAATTAG
- the LOC120448278 gene encoding probable insulin-like peptide 3 yields the protein MGIEMRCQGRTILLPSLLVIILMIGGVQATMKLCGRKLPETLSKLCVYGFNAMTKRTLYPVNFNLIDGFEDRSLLERLLSDSSVQMLQTRRLRDGVFDECCLKSCSMEEVLRYCASKPRT from the exons ATGGGCATCGAGATGAGGTGCCAGGGCAGGACGATCCTGCTGCCCAGCCTGCTCGTGATCATCCTCATGATCGGCGGTGTCCAGGCCACCATGAAGTTGTGCGGCCGCAAACTGCCCGAAACTCTGTCCAAACTTTGTGTGTATGGCTTCAATGCGATGACAAAGAGGACTTTGT ACCCCGTGAACTTCAACCTAATCGATGGCTTCGAGGACCGTTCGCTGCTGGAAAGACTGCTGAGCGACAGTTCGGTGCAGATGCTCCAGACTCGACGTCTCCGGGATGGAGTCTTCGACGAGTGTTGTCTGAAGTCCTGCTCCATGGAGGAGGTGCTGCGGTATTGTGCTTCCAAGCCCAGAACGTAA
- the LOC120448276 gene encoding probable insulin-like peptide 4 → MMSLIRLGLALLLLLATVSHLLQPVQGRRKMCGEALIQALDVICVNGFTRRVRRSSASKDARVRELIRKLQQPDEDTERVTEMGRVTDKDTNTDTDMEMGEPPASGRGRRLRRHRRRIAHECCKEGCTYDDILDYCA, encoded by the exons ATGATGAGCCTGATTAGACTGGGActggcgctgctgctcctgctggccACCGTGTCGCACTTGCTGCAGCCGGTCCAGGGACGTCGGAAGATGTGCGGCGAGGCTCTGATCCAGGCACTGGATGTGATTTGTGTCAATGGATTCACACGCCGCGTCAGGCGGAGCAGTG CCTCAAAGGATGCTAGGGTGCGTGAGCTGATCCGTAAGCTCCAGCAGCCGGACGAGGACACCGAACGGGTAACGGAAATGGGAAGAGTGACGGATAAGGACACGAatacggatacggatatgGAGATGGGTGAGCCACCCGCCAGCGGACGTGGACGCAGGTTGCGACGCCATCGGCGACGCATTGCCCACGAGTGCTGCAAGGAGGGCTGCACCTACGACGATATACTGGACTACTGTGCCTGA